One segment of Gasterosteus aculeatus chromosome 3, fGasAcu3.hap1.1, whole genome shotgun sequence DNA contains the following:
- the LOC120816033 gene encoding rho GTPase-activating protein 12 isoform X8, whose amino-acid sequence MAELPIAPGEVYIEVEYDYEYEFKGRLVVIQQGECYMLVKKANEDWWQVKKEEGTKSFYVPARYVREVRKALMPPPKPLQHPPPAATTTGHTPPRAVGALWVKPTTLELAPHGPSTENLHRHESGSRRSPSAHTASSGHFSPPRQRRGSDLHQPHPPGSPTDHERPLPDVLGGAPQPPPKGGHGSLPLSRARSPDLGRAPLDADAARHCDSAGEERRTNDSESGDELSSSSTEPPQTVSSRRSESPVYANLQELKISGSHVPPFPSGSSLNVMGDWETFKDQSGRYFYYNRSTQERTWKPPRVKDTSAGSSRGESQSAGESSEWLKHVDEQGRSYYYSADGSRSEWELPKYNHSPPQPPGDALKSYSLDRKRVDPIVLTKLRHSTYLPDANDKDAPPMHKPTSPDSDCCPPSPPASPSEKSSDLNVTKITEHGKKVRKNWASSWTVLRGSTLIFAKGQGGGTSWFGGGQSLPEFTVDLRGGSVEWASKDKSSKKHVLEVKTRQGTELLIQSDNDSLINEWHQKLQETISTHAWESDEAIEEDMPESPVAEKPPPQELRDSKKGRGVKISSSMDTSDNKKTRHKLKKFLTRRPTLQAVRDKGYIQDQVFGCSLSSLCLRESGTVPTFVRMCIDHVENNALSVDGLYRVSGNLAIIQKLRFVVNHDEKVNLNDEKWEDIHVTTGALKMYFRELPEPLFTYTFFHDFVGAIKISDYKQRVQSIKDLVRQLPKPNHDTMQALFKHLRRVIEYGEENRMTTQSVAIVFGPTLLRPETETWNIAVHMVYQNQIVELILLEYENIFCR is encoded by the exons ATGGCGGAACTGCCTATAGCCCCGGGCGAGGTCTACATCGAGGTGGAGTACGACTATGAGTACGAGTTCAAGGGGCGCTTGGTCGTCATCCAGCAGGGGGAGTGCTACATGCTGGTGAAGAAAGCTAACGAAGACTGGTGGCaggtgaagaaggaggaagggacCAAATCCTTCTACGTGCCCGCGCGCTACGTCCGAGAAGTGCGCAAAGCCCTCATGCCGCCTCCGAAACCTCTCCAGCATCCTCcccccgccgccaccaccaccggCCACACGCCTCCGCGCGCTGTGGGGGCGCTGTGGGTGAAGCCCACCACTCTGGAGCTGGCGCCCCACGGCCCGTCCACCGAGAACCTTCACCGGCACGAGTCCGGCTCCCGGCGCTCGCCCTCCGCGCACACCGCCTCCTCGGGGCATTTCAGTCCGCCCCGTCAGCGCCGGGGCAGCGACCTCcaccaaccccacccccccggaTCCCCCACCGACCACGAGCGGCCTCTGCCGGACGTCCTCGGCGGAGCGCCGCAGCCCCCTCCGAAAGGCGGCCACGGCAGTCTCCCGCTCAGCCGAGCTCGATCCCCGGACCTGGGCCGGGCCCCTCTGGACGCCGACGCCGCCCGGCACTGTGACTCCGCGGGCGAAGAGAGACGCACCAACGACTCCGAGTCGGGGGACGaactgagcagcagctccacggaACCCCCCCAG ACGGTGTCCTCCCGCCGCTCCGAGTCGCCCGTCTACGCCAACCTCCAGGAGCTGAAGATCTCCGGGAGCCACGTGCCCCCTTTCCCCTCCGGCTCCTCGCTCAACGTGATGGgcgactgggagaccttcaagGACCAGAGCGGCAGGTACTTCTACTACAACCGCTCCACCCAGGAGAGGACCTGGAAGCCCCCGCGAGTCAAGGACACGAGCGCCGGCAGCTCCAGGGGGGAGAGCCAGAGCGCAGGGGAGAGCTCCGAG TGGTTAAAACACGTGGACGAGCAGGGACGGTCGTACTACTACAGCGCCGACGGCTCCAGGTCAGAATGGGAGCTGCCGAAG TACAaccactcccccccccaaccgccTGGAGACGCTCTAAAGAGCTACAGTCTGGACAGGAAGCGCGTCGACCCCATCGTCCTCACCAAGTTGAGGCACAGCACCTACCTGCCGGACGCCAACGACAAG GACGCTCCTCCGATGCACAAGCCCACCTCCCCCGACTCTGACTGCTGCCCTCCGTCTCCCCCCGCCTCC CCGTCAGAAAAAAGCAGCGACCTGAATGTGACCAAGATCACCGAGCACGGCAAGAAAGTACG GAAGAACTGGGCGTCCTCCTGGACCGTGCTGCGGGGATCCACGCTGATATTTGCCAAAGGCCAAGGAGGCGGAACCAGCTGG TTCGGGGGCGGTCAGTCGCTGCCAGAGTTCACGGTGGATCTGCGGGGCGGCTCGGTGGAGTGGGCCTCCAAGGACAAGTCCAGCAAGAAGCACGTGCTGGAG GTGAAGACTCGTCAGGGCACGGAGCTGCTGATCCAGTCTGACAACGACAGCTTGATCAACGAGTGGCACCAGAAGCTGCAGGAAACCATCAGCACGCAC GCCTGGGAGTCGGACGAGGCCATCGAGGAGGACATGCCCGAGTCGCCCGTGGCAGAGAAACCGCCTCCGCAAGAACTCAGGGACTCAAAGAAAGGCCGAG GCGTGAAGATCTCCTCCAGCATGGACACCTccgacaacaagaagacccgacACAAGCTGAAGAAGTTCCTGACCCGCCGTCCCACGCTGCAGGCCGTCAGGGACAAGGGTTACATCCAAG ACCAGGTCTTCGGCTGCAGCCTGTCCAGCTTGTGCCTCAGGGAGAGCGGCACGGTGCCGACCTTCGTCCGGATGTGCATCGACCATGTGGAGAACAACG CGCTGTCTGTAGACGGGCTGTACAGAGTCAGCGGGAACCTGGCGATCATACAGAAGCTACGCTTTGTGGTCAACCACG atGAGAAGGTGAACCTGAACGACGAGAAGTGGGAGGACATCCACGTGACCACCGGAGCTCTAAAGATGTACTTCAGGGAGCTGCCGGAGCCGCTCTTCACCTACACCTTCTTCCACGACTTTGTCGGCGCCATCA AGATTTCAGACTACAAGCAGCGAGTTCAGTCCATCAAGGATCTGGTCCGACAGCTTCCCAAACCAAACCACGACACCATGCAGGCGCTCTTCAAACACCTCAGGAG GGTGATCGAGTACGGCGAGGAGAACCGCATGACCACCCAGAGCGTGGCCATCGTGTTCGGCCCCACGCTGCTGAGGCCCGAGACGGAGACCTGGAACATCGCGGTCCACATGGTCTACCAGAACCAGATCGTGGAGCTGATTCTGCTCGAGTACGAGAACATTTTCTGCAGGTAG
- the LOC120816033 gene encoding rho GTPase-activating protein 12 isoform X2 — protein MAELPIAPGEVYIEVEYDYEYEFKGRLVVIQQGECYMLVKKANEDWWQVKKEEGTKSFYVPARYVREVRKALMPPPKPLQHPPPAATTTGHTPPRAVGALWVKPTTLELAPHGPSTENLHRHESGSRRSPSAHTASSGHFSPPRQRRGSDLHQPHPPGSPTDHERPLPDVLGGAPQPPPKGGHGSLPLSRARSPDLGRAPLDADAARHCDSAGEERRTNDSESGDELSSSSTEPPQTVSSRRSESPVYANLQELKISGSHVPPFPSGSSLNVMGDWETFKDQSGRYFYYNRSTQERTWKPPRVKDTSAGSSRGESQSAGESSETTPLSLSPSFFPFLSLSIGRLQPPSSSSEDACFSACSSQSDSQYGSPPRGWSEEMDERGHTLYVSEHTNEKWLKHVDEQGRSYYYSADGSRSEWELPKYNHSPPQPPGDALKSYSLDRKRVDPIVLTKLRHSTYLPDANDKPLKNRRFRAGSARPPSHRQQPSEKSSDLNVTKITEHGKKVRKNWASSWTVLRGSTLIFAKGQGGGTSWFGGGQSLPEFTVDLRGGSVEWASKDKSSKKHVLEVKTRQGTELLIQSDNDSLINEWHQKLQETISTHAWESDEAIEEDMPESPVAEKPPPQELRDSKKGRGVKISSSMDTSDNKKTRHKLKKFLTRRPTLQAVRDKGYIQDQVFGCSLSSLCLRESGTVPTFVRMCIDHVENNALSVDGLYRVSGNLAIIQKLRFVVNHDEKVNLNDEKWEDIHVTTGALKMYFRELPEPLFTYTFFHDFVGAIKISDYKQRVQSIKDLVRQLPKPNHDTMQALFKHLRRVIEYGEENRMTTQSVAIVFGPTLLRPETETWNIAVHMVYQNQIVELILLEYENIFCR, from the exons ATGGCGGAACTGCCTATAGCCCCGGGCGAGGTCTACATCGAGGTGGAGTACGACTATGAGTACGAGTTCAAGGGGCGCTTGGTCGTCATCCAGCAGGGGGAGTGCTACATGCTGGTGAAGAAAGCTAACGAAGACTGGTGGCaggtgaagaaggaggaagggacCAAATCCTTCTACGTGCCCGCGCGCTACGTCCGAGAAGTGCGCAAAGCCCTCATGCCGCCTCCGAAACCTCTCCAGCATCCTCcccccgccgccaccaccaccggCCACACGCCTCCGCGCGCTGTGGGGGCGCTGTGGGTGAAGCCCACCACTCTGGAGCTGGCGCCCCACGGCCCGTCCACCGAGAACCTTCACCGGCACGAGTCCGGCTCCCGGCGCTCGCCCTCCGCGCACACCGCCTCCTCGGGGCATTTCAGTCCGCCCCGTCAGCGCCGGGGCAGCGACCTCcaccaaccccacccccccggaTCCCCCACCGACCACGAGCGGCCTCTGCCGGACGTCCTCGGCGGAGCGCCGCAGCCCCCTCCGAAAGGCGGCCACGGCAGTCTCCCGCTCAGCCGAGCTCGATCCCCGGACCTGGGCCGGGCCCCTCTGGACGCCGACGCCGCCCGGCACTGTGACTCCGCGGGCGAAGAGAGACGCACCAACGACTCCGAGTCGGGGGACGaactgagcagcagctccacggaACCCCCCCAG ACGGTGTCCTCCCGCCGCTCCGAGTCGCCCGTCTACGCCAACCTCCAGGAGCTGAAGATCTCCGGGAGCCACGTGCCCCCTTTCCCCTCCGGCTCCTCGCTCAACGTGATGGgcgactgggagaccttcaagGACCAGAGCGGCAGGTACTTCTACTACAACCGCTCCACCCAGGAGAGGACCTGGAAGCCCCCGCGAGTCAAGGACACGAGCGCCGGCAGCTCCAGGGGGGAGAGCCAGAGCGCAGGGGAGAGCTCCGAG ACcacccctctctcgctctcgcccTCTTTCTTCCCTTTCCTCTCGCTCTCCATTGGTCGCCTCCAgccgccgtcgtcgtcgtcggagGACGCCTGCTTCAGCGCCTGCTCCAGCCAGTCGGACAGTCAGTACGGCTCGCCGCCGCGCGGCTGGTCGGAGGAGATGGACGAGCGCGGCCACACGCTGTACGTCAGCGAGCACACCAACGAGAAG TGGTTAAAACACGTGGACGAGCAGGGACGGTCGTACTACTACAGCGCCGACGGCTCCAGGTCAGAATGGGAGCTGCCGAAG TACAaccactcccccccccaaccgccTGGAGACGCTCTAAAGAGCTACAGTCTGGACAGGAAGCGCGTCGACCCCATCGTCCTCACCAAGTTGAGGCACAGCACCTACCTGCCGGACGCCAACGACAAG CCGTTAAAAAACAGGCGTTTCCGCGCAGGCTCCGCCCGCCCACCCTCGCACAGACAGCAA CCGTCAGAAAAAAGCAGCGACCTGAATGTGACCAAGATCACCGAGCACGGCAAGAAAGTACG GAAGAACTGGGCGTCCTCCTGGACCGTGCTGCGGGGATCCACGCTGATATTTGCCAAAGGCCAAGGAGGCGGAACCAGCTGG TTCGGGGGCGGTCAGTCGCTGCCAGAGTTCACGGTGGATCTGCGGGGCGGCTCGGTGGAGTGGGCCTCCAAGGACAAGTCCAGCAAGAAGCACGTGCTGGAG GTGAAGACTCGTCAGGGCACGGAGCTGCTGATCCAGTCTGACAACGACAGCTTGATCAACGAGTGGCACCAGAAGCTGCAGGAAACCATCAGCACGCAC GCCTGGGAGTCGGACGAGGCCATCGAGGAGGACATGCCCGAGTCGCCCGTGGCAGAGAAACCGCCTCCGCAAGAACTCAGGGACTCAAAGAAAGGCCGAG GCGTGAAGATCTCCTCCAGCATGGACACCTccgacaacaagaagacccgacACAAGCTGAAGAAGTTCCTGACCCGCCGTCCCACGCTGCAGGCCGTCAGGGACAAGGGTTACATCCAAG ACCAGGTCTTCGGCTGCAGCCTGTCCAGCTTGTGCCTCAGGGAGAGCGGCACGGTGCCGACCTTCGTCCGGATGTGCATCGACCATGTGGAGAACAACG CGCTGTCTGTAGACGGGCTGTACAGAGTCAGCGGGAACCTGGCGATCATACAGAAGCTACGCTTTGTGGTCAACCACG atGAGAAGGTGAACCTGAACGACGAGAAGTGGGAGGACATCCACGTGACCACCGGAGCTCTAAAGATGTACTTCAGGGAGCTGCCGGAGCCGCTCTTCACCTACACCTTCTTCCACGACTTTGTCGGCGCCATCA AGATTTCAGACTACAAGCAGCGAGTTCAGTCCATCAAGGATCTGGTCCGACAGCTTCCCAAACCAAACCACGACACCATGCAGGCGCTCTTCAAACACCTCAGGAG GGTGATCGAGTACGGCGAGGAGAACCGCATGACCACCCAGAGCGTGGCCATCGTGTTCGGCCCCACGCTGCTGAGGCCCGAGACGGAGACCTGGAACATCGCGGTCCACATGGTCTACCAGAACCAGATCGTGGAGCTGATTCTGCTCGAGTACGAGAACATTTTCTGCAGGTAG
- the LOC120816033 gene encoding rho GTPase-activating protein 12 isoform X6, translating to MAELPIAPGEVYIEVEYDYEYEFKGRLVVIQQGECYMLVKKANEDWWQVKKEEGTKSFYVPARYVREVRKALMPPPKPLQHPPPAATTTGHTPPRAVGALWVKPTTLELAPHGPSTENLHRHESGSRRSPSAHTASSGHFSPPRQRRGSDLHQPHPPGSPTDHERPLPDVLGGAPQPPPKGGHGSLPLSRARSPDLGRAPLDADAARHCDSAGEERRTNDSESGDELSSSSTEPPQTVSSRRSESPVYANLQELKISGSHVPPFPSGSSLNVMGDWETFKDQSGRYFYYNRSTQERTWKPPRVKDTSAGSSRGESQSAGESSEPPSSSSEDACFSACSSQSDSQYGSPPRGWSEEMDERGHTLYVSEHTNEKWLKHVDEQGRSYYYSADGSRSEWELPKYNHSPPQPPGDALKSYSLDRKRVDPIVLTKLRHSTYLPDANDKPSEKSSDLNVTKITEHGKKVRKNWASSWTVLRGSTLIFAKGQGGGTSWFGGGQSLPEFTVDLRGGSVEWASKDKSSKKHVLEVKTRQGTELLIQSDNDSLINEWHQKLQETISTHAWESDEAIEEDMPESPVAEKPPPQELRDSKKGRGVKISSSMDTSDNKKTRHKLKKFLTRRPTLQAVRDKGYIQDQVFGCSLSSLCLRESGTVPTFVRMCIDHVENNALSVDGLYRVSGNLAIIQKLRFVVNHDEKVNLNDEKWEDIHVTTGALKMYFRELPEPLFTYTFFHDFVGAIKISDYKQRVQSIKDLVRQLPKPNHDTMQALFKHLRRVIEYGEENRMTTQSVAIVFGPTLLRPETETWNIAVHMVYQNQIVELILLEYENIFCR from the exons ATGGCGGAACTGCCTATAGCCCCGGGCGAGGTCTACATCGAGGTGGAGTACGACTATGAGTACGAGTTCAAGGGGCGCTTGGTCGTCATCCAGCAGGGGGAGTGCTACATGCTGGTGAAGAAAGCTAACGAAGACTGGTGGCaggtgaagaaggaggaagggacCAAATCCTTCTACGTGCCCGCGCGCTACGTCCGAGAAGTGCGCAAAGCCCTCATGCCGCCTCCGAAACCTCTCCAGCATCCTCcccccgccgccaccaccaccggCCACACGCCTCCGCGCGCTGTGGGGGCGCTGTGGGTGAAGCCCACCACTCTGGAGCTGGCGCCCCACGGCCCGTCCACCGAGAACCTTCACCGGCACGAGTCCGGCTCCCGGCGCTCGCCCTCCGCGCACACCGCCTCCTCGGGGCATTTCAGTCCGCCCCGTCAGCGCCGGGGCAGCGACCTCcaccaaccccacccccccggaTCCCCCACCGACCACGAGCGGCCTCTGCCGGACGTCCTCGGCGGAGCGCCGCAGCCCCCTCCGAAAGGCGGCCACGGCAGTCTCCCGCTCAGCCGAGCTCGATCCCCGGACCTGGGCCGGGCCCCTCTGGACGCCGACGCCGCCCGGCACTGTGACTCCGCGGGCGAAGAGAGACGCACCAACGACTCCGAGTCGGGGGACGaactgagcagcagctccacggaACCCCCCCAG ACGGTGTCCTCCCGCCGCTCCGAGTCGCCCGTCTACGCCAACCTCCAGGAGCTGAAGATCTCCGGGAGCCACGTGCCCCCTTTCCCCTCCGGCTCCTCGCTCAACGTGATGGgcgactgggagaccttcaagGACCAGAGCGGCAGGTACTTCTACTACAACCGCTCCACCCAGGAGAGGACCTGGAAGCCCCCGCGAGTCAAGGACACGAGCGCCGGCAGCTCCAGGGGGGAGAGCCAGAGCGCAGGGGAGAGCTCCGAG ccgccgtcgtcgtcgtcggagGACGCCTGCTTCAGCGCCTGCTCCAGCCAGTCGGACAGTCAGTACGGCTCGCCGCCGCGCGGCTGGTCGGAGGAGATGGACGAGCGCGGCCACACGCTGTACGTCAGCGAGCACACCAACGAGAAG TGGTTAAAACACGTGGACGAGCAGGGACGGTCGTACTACTACAGCGCCGACGGCTCCAGGTCAGAATGGGAGCTGCCGAAG TACAaccactcccccccccaaccgccTGGAGACGCTCTAAAGAGCTACAGTCTGGACAGGAAGCGCGTCGACCCCATCGTCCTCACCAAGTTGAGGCACAGCACCTACCTGCCGGACGCCAACGACAAG CCGTCAGAAAAAAGCAGCGACCTGAATGTGACCAAGATCACCGAGCACGGCAAGAAAGTACG GAAGAACTGGGCGTCCTCCTGGACCGTGCTGCGGGGATCCACGCTGATATTTGCCAAAGGCCAAGGAGGCGGAACCAGCTGG TTCGGGGGCGGTCAGTCGCTGCCAGAGTTCACGGTGGATCTGCGGGGCGGCTCGGTGGAGTGGGCCTCCAAGGACAAGTCCAGCAAGAAGCACGTGCTGGAG GTGAAGACTCGTCAGGGCACGGAGCTGCTGATCCAGTCTGACAACGACAGCTTGATCAACGAGTGGCACCAGAAGCTGCAGGAAACCATCAGCACGCAC GCCTGGGAGTCGGACGAGGCCATCGAGGAGGACATGCCCGAGTCGCCCGTGGCAGAGAAACCGCCTCCGCAAGAACTCAGGGACTCAAAGAAAGGCCGAG GCGTGAAGATCTCCTCCAGCATGGACACCTccgacaacaagaagacccgacACAAGCTGAAGAAGTTCCTGACCCGCCGTCCCACGCTGCAGGCCGTCAGGGACAAGGGTTACATCCAAG ACCAGGTCTTCGGCTGCAGCCTGTCCAGCTTGTGCCTCAGGGAGAGCGGCACGGTGCCGACCTTCGTCCGGATGTGCATCGACCATGTGGAGAACAACG CGCTGTCTGTAGACGGGCTGTACAGAGTCAGCGGGAACCTGGCGATCATACAGAAGCTACGCTTTGTGGTCAACCACG atGAGAAGGTGAACCTGAACGACGAGAAGTGGGAGGACATCCACGTGACCACCGGAGCTCTAAAGATGTACTTCAGGGAGCTGCCGGAGCCGCTCTTCACCTACACCTTCTTCCACGACTTTGTCGGCGCCATCA AGATTTCAGACTACAAGCAGCGAGTTCAGTCCATCAAGGATCTGGTCCGACAGCTTCCCAAACCAAACCACGACACCATGCAGGCGCTCTTCAAACACCTCAGGAG GGTGATCGAGTACGGCGAGGAGAACCGCATGACCACCCAGAGCGTGGCCATCGTGTTCGGCCCCACGCTGCTGAGGCCCGAGACGGAGACCTGGAACATCGCGGTCCACATGGTCTACCAGAACCAGATCGTGGAGCTGATTCTGCTCGAGTACGAGAACATTTTCTGCAGGTAG
- the LOC120816033 gene encoding rho GTPase-activating protein 12 isoform X11, producing the protein MAELPIAPGEVYIEVEYDYEYEFKGRLVVIQQGECYMLVKKANEDWWQVKKEEGTKSFYVPARYVREVRKALMPPPKPLQHPPPAATTTGHTPPRAVGALWVKPTTLELAPHGPSTENLHRHESGSRRSPSAHTASSGHFSPPRQRRGSDLHQPHPPGSPTDHERPLPDVLGGAPQPPPKGGHGSLPLSRARSPDLGRAPLDADAARHCDSAGEERRTNDSESGDELSSSSTEPPQTVSSRRSESPVYANLQELKISGSHVPPFPSGSSLNVMGDWETFKDQSGRYFYYNRSTQERTWKPPRVKDTSAGSSRGESQSAGESSEWLKHVDEQGRSYYYSADGSRSEWELPKDAPPMHKPTSPDSDCCPPSPPASPSEKSSDLNVTKITEHGKKVRKNWASSWTVLRGSTLIFAKGQGGGTSWFGGGQSLPEFTVDLRGGSVEWASKDKSSKKHVLEVKTRQGTELLIQSDNDSLINEWHQKLQETISTHAWESDEAIEEDMPESPVAEKPPPQELRDSKKGRGVKISSSMDTSDNKKTRHKLKKFLTRRPTLQAVRDKGYIQDQVFGCSLSSLCLRESGTVPTFVRMCIDHVENNALSVDGLYRVSGNLAIIQKLRFVVNHDEKVNLNDEKWEDIHVTTGALKMYFRELPEPLFTYTFFHDFVGAIKISDYKQRVQSIKDLVRQLPKPNHDTMQALFKHLRRVIEYGEENRMTTQSVAIVFGPTLLRPETETWNIAVHMVYQNQIVELILLEYENIFCR; encoded by the exons ATGGCGGAACTGCCTATAGCCCCGGGCGAGGTCTACATCGAGGTGGAGTACGACTATGAGTACGAGTTCAAGGGGCGCTTGGTCGTCATCCAGCAGGGGGAGTGCTACATGCTGGTGAAGAAAGCTAACGAAGACTGGTGGCaggtgaagaaggaggaagggacCAAATCCTTCTACGTGCCCGCGCGCTACGTCCGAGAAGTGCGCAAAGCCCTCATGCCGCCTCCGAAACCTCTCCAGCATCCTCcccccgccgccaccaccaccggCCACACGCCTCCGCGCGCTGTGGGGGCGCTGTGGGTGAAGCCCACCACTCTGGAGCTGGCGCCCCACGGCCCGTCCACCGAGAACCTTCACCGGCACGAGTCCGGCTCCCGGCGCTCGCCCTCCGCGCACACCGCCTCCTCGGGGCATTTCAGTCCGCCCCGTCAGCGCCGGGGCAGCGACCTCcaccaaccccacccccccggaTCCCCCACCGACCACGAGCGGCCTCTGCCGGACGTCCTCGGCGGAGCGCCGCAGCCCCCTCCGAAAGGCGGCCACGGCAGTCTCCCGCTCAGCCGAGCTCGATCCCCGGACCTGGGCCGGGCCCCTCTGGACGCCGACGCCGCCCGGCACTGTGACTCCGCGGGCGAAGAGAGACGCACCAACGACTCCGAGTCGGGGGACGaactgagcagcagctccacggaACCCCCCCAG ACGGTGTCCTCCCGCCGCTCCGAGTCGCCCGTCTACGCCAACCTCCAGGAGCTGAAGATCTCCGGGAGCCACGTGCCCCCTTTCCCCTCCGGCTCCTCGCTCAACGTGATGGgcgactgggagaccttcaagGACCAGAGCGGCAGGTACTTCTACTACAACCGCTCCACCCAGGAGAGGACCTGGAAGCCCCCGCGAGTCAAGGACACGAGCGCCGGCAGCTCCAGGGGGGAGAGCCAGAGCGCAGGGGAGAGCTCCGAG TGGTTAAAACACGTGGACGAGCAGGGACGGTCGTACTACTACAGCGCCGACGGCTCCAGGTCAGAATGGGAGCTGCCGAAG GACGCTCCTCCGATGCACAAGCCCACCTCCCCCGACTCTGACTGCTGCCCTCCGTCTCCCCCCGCCTCC CCGTCAGAAAAAAGCAGCGACCTGAATGTGACCAAGATCACCGAGCACGGCAAGAAAGTACG GAAGAACTGGGCGTCCTCCTGGACCGTGCTGCGGGGATCCACGCTGATATTTGCCAAAGGCCAAGGAGGCGGAACCAGCTGG TTCGGGGGCGGTCAGTCGCTGCCAGAGTTCACGGTGGATCTGCGGGGCGGCTCGGTGGAGTGGGCCTCCAAGGACAAGTCCAGCAAGAAGCACGTGCTGGAG GTGAAGACTCGTCAGGGCACGGAGCTGCTGATCCAGTCTGACAACGACAGCTTGATCAACGAGTGGCACCAGAAGCTGCAGGAAACCATCAGCACGCAC GCCTGGGAGTCGGACGAGGCCATCGAGGAGGACATGCCCGAGTCGCCCGTGGCAGAGAAACCGCCTCCGCAAGAACTCAGGGACTCAAAGAAAGGCCGAG GCGTGAAGATCTCCTCCAGCATGGACACCTccgacaacaagaagacccgacACAAGCTGAAGAAGTTCCTGACCCGCCGTCCCACGCTGCAGGCCGTCAGGGACAAGGGTTACATCCAAG ACCAGGTCTTCGGCTGCAGCCTGTCCAGCTTGTGCCTCAGGGAGAGCGGCACGGTGCCGACCTTCGTCCGGATGTGCATCGACCATGTGGAGAACAACG CGCTGTCTGTAGACGGGCTGTACAGAGTCAGCGGGAACCTGGCGATCATACAGAAGCTACGCTTTGTGGTCAACCACG atGAGAAGGTGAACCTGAACGACGAGAAGTGGGAGGACATCCACGTGACCACCGGAGCTCTAAAGATGTACTTCAGGGAGCTGCCGGAGCCGCTCTTCACCTACACCTTCTTCCACGACTTTGTCGGCGCCATCA AGATTTCAGACTACAAGCAGCGAGTTCAGTCCATCAAGGATCTGGTCCGACAGCTTCCCAAACCAAACCACGACACCATGCAGGCGCTCTTCAAACACCTCAGGAG GGTGATCGAGTACGGCGAGGAGAACCGCATGACCACCCAGAGCGTGGCCATCGTGTTCGGCCCCACGCTGCTGAGGCCCGAGACGGAGACCTGGAACATCGCGGTCCACATGGTCTACCAGAACCAGATCGTGGAGCTGATTCTGCTCGAGTACGAGAACATTTTCTGCAGGTAG